A portion of the Nitratidesulfovibrio termitidis HI1 genome contains these proteins:
- a CDS encoding DUF3313 domain-containing protein encodes MHAVLTHLCLPRPQACSAGTRFSAVLLALIMSCMAGCGGRFSRAVEDAPLLSARPTSGGLLYSRERELLRGYTKFQVAPVVLREERPETFGDTSLDEKAEMSFAMHDIFVKALRCGGWDVTETPGPGVARLRLMIFGMQATQIVPSDAAFDTPFGRIDLSSLDDSGTAALMGGILIGGELTDARTGARLLVFMERCSVTELDPIRGFGRWDAARSGVEASADTLVRGWNRVHGR; translated from the coding sequence CCCCGGCCCCAAGCGTGTTCCGCGGGAACTCGGTTTTCGGCTGTTCTGCTGGCTCTGATCATGTCCTGCATGGCTGGATGCGGCGGCAGATTCTCCAGAGCGGTCGAAGACGCACCGCTGTTGTCGGCCCGCCCCACATCCGGAGGGCTGCTCTATTCCCGCGAGAGGGAACTGTTGCGCGGCTATACGAAATTTCAGGTCGCGCCAGTGGTGCTGCGCGAGGAACGCCCGGAGACGTTTGGGGACACGTCCCTTGATGAAAAGGCCGAAATGTCTTTCGCGATGCACGACATCTTCGTGAAAGCATTGCGCTGCGGAGGATGGGACGTGACGGAAACTCCGGGACCAGGGGTGGCTAGGCTGCGTTTGATGATTTTCGGCATGCAGGCCACGCAAATCGTACCCAGTGATGCAGCATTCGATACGCCTTTTGGGCGCATCGACCTTTCATCCCTTGATGATTCGGGGACGGCGGCGTTGATGGGCGGTATCCTGATCGGCGGCGAACTGACCGATGCCCGTACCGGGGCGCGGTTGCTGGTGTTCATGGAGCGTTGCTCCGTAACGGAACTGGATCCGATCCGGGGCTTCGGGCGCTGGGATGCGGCCCGTAGCGGGGTGGAGGCCAGCGCTGACACCCTCGTGCGCGGATGGAACCGGGTACACGGGCGCTAG